The nucleotide sequence GTGCTGCAGAAAAATCATTTAAAAGAGAAAAGCCTGCTGCATCTTCAAGCTTAAAGTTTCCGACTGTAGTCCTCCGCAAGGCCCTAACATAGGCACAAGAAGATGCCTTCCTTGCTAGGTCTCTTACAAGGGAGCGGATGTAGGTTCCCTTTGAACATTCCACGCTTATGTGGACATATTTTATTTTTAGCTCGGTGTTTGTATTGAGAAAATCCTTTTCTGTAAATTCCAAACCGCTATCGGTAATTATCCCTCTAAGTCCGATTTTAAAAATTTCTATTTTTCTCTCTGCAATTTCTATTTTTTCGCCGTGGCGTATTCTGTCGGAAGCTCTTTTTCCGTTTATTTTTATTGCAGAAAATTCGGGCGGTCTTTGGAGTATTTTCCCTAAAAAAGAGGGAATGGATTCCGTTAAATTTTTATAAGAGGGAAGGGGGGCTGTCAAAATGGGCTCGCCTTCAGGGTCGAGGGTATCCGTTTCCGTTCCGAATTCCATCCATGCTTCATAAGTTTTTTTTTCGACTGAAATTATGTCGGCAAGTCGGGTTAATTGTCCTGTAAGAAGAACTAAAAGGCCGTCGGCAAAAAGGTCCAGAGTTCCTGTGTGGCCTACCTTTTTTGTCGAAAGAGCTTTTTTTACCGCCGACATTGAAGCAAAGCTTGTAAGTCCCGCCTGTTTTGCAAACGGGACGATAAGGTTTTTATTTAATTCCATTTTTAAGGCAGGGTTTAATCGGCTTCCGAATTGCCGGCGCTTTCTTCATCTTCATCGGGATCGGTAAAGTACTCAAGGCTTTCAAGTTTGTTTACCATGTCTATTCCTTCCTTTATACTCTTATCGAATATAAAGGTGAGTTCGGGACACTGCCTTACGTGAAGCTTTTTTGCAAGGCTGGTTCTTATAAAGCCTGAAGCATTTTCCAAGCCTCTTACTCCCTGCTTTGTCTTATGTTCATCTAAAAAGCTTGAAACATATACCTTTGCATAGGCAAGATCTCCTGAAACAATTACCCTGTTTATTGAAAGAAGAGAAGAAACTCTCGGGTCCTTTATTTTGCCCGAGCAAATAAGGGCCGAAATTTCTTCCCTTATCTGCTCGCCCAATCTTGCAAGCCTAAACTCACTCATTGGCTTCGGTTCCTTCTTCTTTGATTTCGGGAGCCTTGTATTTTTCGCTGTCGCTCAATTTTCGGGCAACCTGAATCATTTCGATAATTTCTAACTGGTCATCGACCTGTATATCGTTAAAGTCTTCGATACCGATACCGCATTCAAAGCCTGCTGCAACTTCTTTTGCATCGTCTTTGAATCTCTTTAATGAAGATAATTTTCCTGAGTGAACGACTATGCCTTCACGGATAACGTGTACTGCACAGTTTCTCTTTACGACGCCTTCAAGAACATAACAGCCGGCAATTTTTCCGATTTTGGGAACCTTAAAGGTATTTCTGACTTCAACCATACCGATGACTTGTTCCTTAATATCGGGGGAAAGCATTCCTTCCATGGCAAGCTGAATTTCTTCAACAGCCTTGTAGATAACCGTGTATTTTCGTATATCGACCTTCTCCTGATCGGCCAAGAGTTTGGCTTGAGGAGTGGGGCGTACGTTAAAACCTATGATTAAGGCGTTCGAGTCTGCGGCTGCAAGCATAACATCGGAATCGTTGATAGCACCTGCCGAAGCATGTATTACGTTAAGCCTTATTTCGGGTGTGGAAAGTTTTTCCAAAGACTGCTTTAAGGCTTCTACGGAACCTTGAACGTCTCCCTTTATGATAACTTTAAGCTCCAATATTTCTCCGTCATGAATGGTTTCATAGAGGTTATCGAGGGTAACCTTCTTAACATTCCGTGAATCTTCAAATCTTTTGAGCTCCTGCCTTTTGTCCGAAATCTGGCGTGCTATGCGCTCGGAATCCGTAACTTGGAATGGATCACCCGCATTCGGCATGCCTTCAAGACCTAGGATTTCGACGGGCATACTCGGAGTAGCTTCATCGATTTTTTCGCCCCTGTCATTGAAGATGGCTCTCACGCGGCCGGAATAAATACCTGCAACATAGGGGTCTCCGGTTCTCAAGGTTCCGCGCTGAACGATAATGGTTGCAACAACGCCTCTTCCGTGGTCAATACGGGATTCTATAACTTTTCCTTCAGCATTGCATGTATAATTGGCCTTTAGCTCAAGTACTTCAGCTTGAAGAAGGATTGTATCCAAGAGGTTGTCCAGTCCCAATTTTTTTAGAGCCGAGATTTCGACAAACATGGTGTCTCCGCCCCATTCTTCAGGCATGAGGCCTAATTCCGAAAGGCGGGTCTTTACCTTGTCAACATTTGCTTCGGGCTTATCGACCTTGTTTACTGCAACTATTATGGGAACCTTGGCATCCCGTGCATGGTTGATAGCTTCAATGGTTTGAGGCATAACGCCGTCATCGGCTGCAACTACCAAAACAACGATGTCCGTAATTTCGGCTCCTCGTGCACGCATCATGGTAAAGGCTTCGTGTCCGGGAGTATCGAGGAAGGTAATTTTTCCTCCGTGTGTGTTTACCGTATAAGCACCTATGTGCTGGGTAATTCCTCCGAATTCTCCCGCTATAACATTAGAGCTTCTTATGGCATCAAGGGTTTTGGTCTTACCATGGTCAACATGTCCCATTATGGTTACAACGGGAGGCCTCGGTTGCAGTTCGGATAAATTGTCTTCTTTGCTTTCGATAACCGTTTCATCGTATAGGCTTACAATTTTGACATCGCATTCATATTCGGAAGCGAGGATGGTAGCCGTATCGGCATCGATGGACTGGTTCATCGTAACCATCATTCCCATTCCCATGAGTTTACCGATAAGCTCCGAGGCTTTTAGGTTCATCTTCTTGGCCAGTTCGGAAACCGAAATGGATTCCATTATCTCGATCTGTTTAGGAATATTATGAATTTTTTCCTTTTGCTTTTTCTTTTGATTTAAGAGGCGCTCTTCAAAAAATTCGTCTTCCTTATTTTTCTTGTTGTATATTTCTTTTTTTGCCTTGTGGGCTTTTTTATTTGTTTGAGCCTTATTTTTTTCGACAGGAATCGGTGCCGGAGCGGCTCCCGGTCTGGGACCGCCGAAACCGGGTCTGTTTTGAGGTCTGTCGCCTGGCCTGCCTTGAGGTCTGCCCTGTTGTCCGCCTTGTCCTGTCCTAAAGCCCTGCTTTTTTCCGTCGGAATAAGCTCGTGCTTGGGCTCCGGAAAAATTGCTTTCGCGCCGGCGTCCTTGTCCTCCGGTTTGACCTTGTCCTTGGGCTCCGGGTCTTTGCGGACGGTTTCCCTGACCGCGGTTATTTCTTCGGCCCGAGTCCGCCAAGTTACCTGCCTTTACATTGGGCCTCTTACTTGCAAAGTCTATTGAATCTATTGAAGAAGGAGCCTGCTTTTTCCTTTCAGTCTGTTTTTCTTCTTTTTTTGCAGAATCGAATTTTGCCGAATCGAAGCCCCGCTTTTCATTTTGTGCGGAAGACGTATCGCTCTTTTTATCTTCAAAGCGAGGTGCCGTCTTCTTTGTTTCTTCAAGCCTTTCATCCGGCTTTTTTTCTTTTACGGAGGCTTCTGCAGGTTTTGAGCTTTGAGACGAAGCTTTTTTAACGGAAATAACCTGTTTCCCGGATGTTCTTCCGCCGGAAGATTCTTCCGAAGATGATTCAGGCTTCTTGGATTTTCCTGCCGAAGTTTTTGAAACCTTTACAACGACTTTCCTTTTAGAGTCAGTTTTGCCGGATTCAGGTTTAGAATCTGCAGCTTTACTGCTTTTTTTGTTGAGAATTACATCAGGCTTATTTGTGTTTTCTATATCCATATTACTCCTACTCTTCGTCCTCATATTCAAAAGCAAGATCTACTCCGCAATTGGGGCATTTTGTCATATCTGTTGTTATTTTATGACCGCATTCAGGGCATTCAAATTCTTCAACTTCACCCTCATCATCCGAAACAGGCTCGCTTTCTTCATTGCTTTCATCTCCATCGTCTTCTACAACTTCAACGGCATTAGCTATAATGTCAAGAAGAGTATCAGCCATCTCTATAGTAAGACCTTCCAATGCCCTGATTTCATCATCTTCCATGTTAATCAAGTCTTGTATATCTTCAATTTCGTTATTACGTAATACTGCCAGAATGTCTTCGGTAATTCCCGGAAGTTCGGCAACATTGGAAATTTCCTCATATTCTTCATCTTCATTACTTGTTTCATCAGTGAATAAGTTTTCGACAGCCTTTCTGGCGTCTGTGTAAATATCCATTTGTTTAAACTGTTCTTCGGTTTTTACATCTATATTCCAGTCTACAAGGCGGTTTGCAAGGCGTACGTTTAAACCGTGTTTTCCTATAGCCAGCGATAATTGAGAGTCCGAAACGATTGCAAGGGCCTTTCTTTTTTCTGCATCCAATATCATAACATCCATGACTTCTGCAGGAGAAAGGGCGCTCTTTATATAGGCCTTAGGATCGTCGGAGTAGGGCAGAATATCTATCTTTTCATCATCCAACTCTGCGATAACTGCTTGAATTCTTGCTCCTTTTGCTCCGACACAGGCTCCTACAGGATCTATATCATCTCTGTCAGTTGAAACCGCTATCTTTGTTCTATAACCGGGTTCCCGCACAATGTTATGAATCTTTACTATTCCGCTTTCAATTTCCGGCACTTCCACTTCCAGTATCTGCCTTACAAATTCCGCATCGGTTCTTGAAAGGATCAGCTGTACTACGTTTGATTGGCGGTGTTTTTTTACTTCCCGTACAAGGGCCTTTATTCTTGATTCTTCTCCGGCTGCCGCATTTCTTCCGAAGTGATCTCCCGGACACTGATATTTTTTAGGTAATAAGCCCTCAACCTTTCCTAAGTCGACATAGATGTTTCCGTTTCGTTCCCGATGGTAGTAACCGATTATGATTTCTCCTACCTTTGTACTGTATTCTGCATAAAGAGTATCTTTTTGCATTTCTCTGATACATTGGATTGCTCTTTGCATTCCGACCTTGACAGAATTAATACCTAAGCTTTTCGGATCGACTTCAACTAGAAGTTCATCACCTGTCTCGCAAGATGGGGCCAATTTTTTTGCTTCTTCTAAACTTATATCAAAAACCGGATTTTTTGCATTTTCCGTTATTATTTTCTTTGAGTATATTTTTCCTGTTTCTTCATTGAATACGGCATTTGCATCCGTTCCGAATTGTTTTTTATAAGAGGCTTTTAAAGCCTGCTCTACAATGTGTAAAACAAAATCGTCATCAATTCCTTTTTCTTGTGCAAATTCCCGAATTGCCTCAATTATTCCTTCAGACATTTCATTAAATCTCCTTAACAAAGCTAAAATTATTCTTAAAGATTACATCTGGCTTTTTTTATATCCTGATACGGAATTTGAATGTCTTGATTATCAGAATTTAAAACAAGGCCTTCGGAATTTACTTCTTTTATAATTCCGTGCCGCCAATCAGTAATGCTGTTATCCCAAATTTGGGCTTCTTCTCCCACGAAGGCATAAAACTCAACCGCCCGCTTTACAAGCCGATTGATGCCCGGAGAGCTTACTTCCATAGTTACATCTTGCGAGCCTATGAGGGCTTCAATACGGGGCTGAAGAGTCCTGTGTACGGAGGTACAGTCTTTGATGCCGACCCCTTTTTCCGATTTTATTACCGCCTTAACCTGCCAAACATCTTTTTTGTGAAGGACATTCAGATCGACCAGCTTAAAGCCGAGCCCTTCGACAAGAGGTTCACATTCGGTAAAGTACGGAATATCTTTTTTTTGAATAAATTCCACTTCAACCTCCTCTCAAGATACCTTTTGCATACAAAAAAGGAGCCGCTTGAACGACTCCGAATACACAAGGATAATATATGTTCTAACAGTTATAGTACCATAAAATTGAAATATATTCAATACATATATCATAGAAAAATATTAAGTTTTTTTGTTTTTGGATTGAAAATATTAAAAAAAAGCTCTTTTTATGCCTTGATACTATTGACAGTTATGCAAAATAGCTTTATAAGGTAATCTATTATTACTATTTTTGGGAGGTCGGCCTAATGGAAAGAAAGGATTACATTAGCGATTCTGAGTGGAAACACTTTATGAGTTTTTCAGAAAATCTGGAAACGCCCTGTGTTGTTATCAACCTAAAAACAATCAAGAAAAATTATCAAAAGTTAAGAGAAAATTTTCCCTATGCGGATATTTTTTATGCGATTAAGGCAAACCCGCATGAAGAGATTATCACAATGTTAAATGAAATGGGCTCATGCTTTGACATAGCTTCACGCTATGAACTTGACAAGGTTCTAAAATTAGGTGTAAGCCCTGAAAGACTCAGCTATGGAAACACCATAAAAAAGGCAAAGGATATTGCTTATTTTTATGAAAAAGGCGTTAGAATGTTCGCTACAGACAGTAAGGACGACCTTAAAAATATAGCTCAATTTGCTCCCGGTTCAAGAGTTTATGTAAGAATTCTGGTTGAAAATACTACCAGTGCCGACTGGCCTCTATCAAGAAAATTCGGCTGCCACCCCGATATGGCCTATGACCTTTGCATTCAGGCCAGAGATTCGGGACTCATTCCTTACGGTATTTCTTTCCACGTAGGAAGCCAGCAGAGGGATATCGGTCAGTGGAACGATGCAATTGCAAAGACAAAGTACCTGATGGACTCTTTGGAAGAAGAAGAAGAAATTAAGCTCGAAATGGTCAACATGGGCGGAGGTTTCCCCGCTTCTTATGTTACACCTGCAAACGACCTAAGCGAGTATGCTTCCGAAATTAGCCGCTACTTGGAAGATGATTTCGGTGAAGAGCGTCCGCGCATTATTTTGGAACCGGGCCGCTCCCTTGTAGGCGACAGCGGTATCTTGGTAACCGAGGTTGTTATGATTTCGCGCAAAAACAACACAGCCCTCTTTAGATGGGTATATCTTGATACGGGTCTTTTTAACGGTCTTATCGAAACCCTAAACGAATCCTTAAAATACCCGATTATTACCGATAAGGATGAAGGCTGCAAAAAATGGGGAGAAGTTGTTTTGGCCGGTCCTACATGCGACAGTATGGATATTATGTATGAAGATTATAAATACAATCTTCCTACCAATCTTAAGCCCGGAGATAGGGTATACTTCCTTACAACCGGTGCCTATACATCCAGTTATGCTTCTGTAGAATTTAACGGCTTCCCGCCGATTAAAACCTACATAATGAAGTAAACATTATTGAAAAGAGTCCGGCTATGTTAAAGACCTTTTGTAGATTTGCTGCTTTGGTTATTTTTAGTTTTTTTGTTTTTTCGTGTTCCGCAAAGGAAGAAAAAATAGGGGCTGAAAATAAGGAAGAACAATCTGAGGTCGCCTCTCAGGCCGGACTTAATTCCGAAAAAAAAGATAATGGGCTTCAATCGGGGCAGGATAAGACAAAAACGGCTGATGCCCAATATCAAAAAGCCTTAAATGAGGCTTCCGTTATTTTTGAATTTGAGGCTGTAAATAAAAAAATCAATTTAAGCCTTAAAGCCGATAAAAATATCAAAATTGAAGGTGCCGTTCCTTCGGAAATTCCTGCCGACGGTTCCGTAAACGAAATATTTATAGCAAAAAATTCTCTTGCCCTTTTGGGAGATGTAAAAGAGCTTACAATTCATAATGCCGAAATTTTAAGCGGAGTTAAAATAATTAAAGCGCCCGCTTTGAAGTCCTTGGATATCTCTTTTTCGGGCTTAAAGAATATCGAATTTTTAGATTGTAAGGCTCTTGAAAATCTGATTCTTGAAGGGAACAAGAAAATGAATAAGCCTGATTTTTCTTCGTTAAAAGGCTTAAACAAGCTCAATTTGGCCAAAACAACAATCCAGGAGATGGATTTTTCTGTTTTTCCGCGGCTTGAATGCCTTGATATAAGTTCGATAAGCCTAGAAGATCTTGATCTTACAAAAAACATTGAGCTTAAAGAGCTGGATTGTGAAAATTCCGGTTTAAATACTCTTGATTTAACTAAAAATATAAAATTACAACGGCTTAATTGCAGGGCTAACAAACTTACCGACTTGGCGCTTTTTCAAAACAAGGAGCTCAAGTTTTTGGATTGCGGAAAGAATAATCTTGATAAACTTTTAATAGCTCTTAACACAAAACTTCAAAAACTTTATTGTGACTCCAATGAAATAAAGGATTTGGATCTTTCTTCGTTAAAGGAACTTGAAGAGCTTTATTGTTACCGCAACAAGATAGAGAATCTTGTTGTAGGTTCAAATCGTAAGTTAAAAAATCTTTTTTGCTTTGAAAATAAGATTGATGAAAAATCAATGAAGCAGCTCTTTGATTCTTTGATAGCGGGTGACGGATATGATGTTAAAACCCTTGTGGTTTATGCCGAAAAAAATCCCAATCTAACATACAAGTCGGATAAATACTTTGACCATAATTTTGTGCCTACCGAAGAAATGCTTAATTCTTCCTCCTTTAAATTCTGGAAAGTTTATTTTACTCTTTACGGTCTTGAAGATATGGGCAGTATAATCGACTCCCTTGTTCAAAAAACGGGAGAAGCTTTTTAGTCTATTGACTGAATCTTTTTCTTTTTGTAAAATGAATCATGAAAATTTGGATAAAATATCTTATAGGTTCTGTTCTAGGTATTATAATTGCGGCTATTTCTTCTTCCGATAGTGCATTCCTTAATGCGGCTGTTGATTTTGCCGCTAATATTGCCATTCAATTCGGCCGTTATTCCTTATATCCCGTTTTATTTTTTGGGTTTACAGTAAGTATATCTAAATTACGTGAAAGCCGTTCCTTATTAAAACTTTCGATATATATTGCCGTTTTTATTATTCTTTCATCCCTTTTGGCAGCCCTTTTAGGTTTGATTTCTATCTCTATCAGCTCTCCGCCGAGAATTCCTATCTTTGTTGAAGAGACAAGTTCTGTCGAGAATTTGGGTGTTATGGAGTCCTTTTTACGGCTCTTCCCTTCAAGTGCATTTGAAGCCTTTATGGATGGTCTTTATATCCTTCCGCTTTGTATATTTGCCGGCTTTGCAGGAGCAGCTTGTGCTGTCGATAAAAATATTTCGAAGCCTGCTTTAACCCTCTTTGATTCCTTATCAAGAGTTTCTTATGCCGTTATGGCCTTTTTCGTAGACATGTTTTCAATAGGGCTTATCGCAGTATCCGTAAATTGGTTTATCAAGTTCCAAGCCATGCTTTCAACCAAATTTTTTACCGGCTTGGTTGTGCTCTTATTGGTAGATTTTTTTATAATAGCCTTAATCATATACCCTATAATCTTAAAAATAATATGCAGAGATATAAATCCTTACAAGGTGCTATATGCTTCAATCGCTCCTGTTTGTGCAGCCTTCTTTTCGGGCGATACAAATTTAACCTTGCCTGTCTTATTGCGCCATTCAAACGAGAGTTTGGGTGTCAGAAGGAGAATTTCTTCGGTATCCTTGCCTGTTTTTTCGGTTTTCGGCAGGGCAGGAAGCGCGATGGTTGTTACCATAAGCTTTATTGTAATTTTAAACTCTTATTCCAGTCTGGGTATAAGTTTTGAGGATAGATTTTGGCTTGTCGGTATTTCTACCCTTTTTTCGTTCTTTTTAGGCCGTTTCCCCATAACGGGAACTTATGTTTCCCTTGTTGCCGTTTGTGCTATATACGGACGGGGCTTTGAATCGGGCTTTTTAATTTTGCGGCCGGCAGCCTTTTTTATAGGCTCGGTAGCTGCCGCCATTGATGCTTTAACCGCAATGGTTGGAACATATATAATCGGTCACTTGTCTAAGATGACTAATACACGCACTTTAAGGTTCTTTATATAAGAGCTTTTCTTTATGTAAGAGCTTTGATTGAATATTGTTAAAAAAAGGAAGAGAAAAATGAACTGTATTTTTTTGGGCCCGCCGGGCGCAGGAAAGGGAACCCTTGCTTTTGAGGTTTCAAAATCGTATAAGATTCCGCATATTTCGACCGGAGATCTTTTTAGAGCTGCAATCAAGGAGCAAACCGACTTGGGGAAAAAAGTTAAGGCTGTCATTGATTCCGGGGCATTGGTAAGCGATGACCTCACAATCGCCCTTGTAAAGGAAAGGTTGGAAAAGGATGACACCAAAAAAGGTTTTATCCTCGACGGCTTTCCCCGTACAATCGCTCAGGCCGATGCCCTAGAGAACATCGTAAAAATAGATTCCGTTGTCAACTTCGATATAAGCGATGATGAGGTTATCAAACGCCTTTCAGGAAGGAGGGTTTGCTCCTCATGCGGTCAAAGTTTTCATATCGAATTCGTAAAACCGAAAAAAGAAGGTATTTGCGATTCATGTTCCGGAGATCTGATGATCCGTCCCGATGATAAAATTGAAGCAATCCAAAAACGCCTTGAAACTTACAGAAACCAAACAGCTCCGTTAATCGACTATTATACAAAAAAAGATCTGATAGTAAATATAGATGCCCGCCCGGCATCGGAGAAGGTATTGGCTTCTTTTAAAGTAAAATTTCCGCATTAGAGGGGGAGAGGACAACTTGTTCAGACGCAAGTTTCCCTCTCCCCCTCTAACCCCCTCACCCTTCAACGGCTGCTTAGGGGTGCTGCCCCTAAGAACCTCTCTGAAACAATAAAATATAAAAAAACTAGGCTGTGAATACCTTTCTTGCCGAAAGGCAGGATGGACAGCCTAGTTTTTGTAGAGGTAAAACCGTAATTCGTTTCCCTTGAGAGCTTAGATATGCTCAAAGCGTGCCGTAAAGAAGCGGAGCTGTTTAGGTTCGTAAACGAACTTTAATCCTTTTATAACTTCCTTGTGTTTGTACAATTTAATAACGGCATCTGCTACAATGTCCATGTGTTTATATGTATAAACACGGCGCGGAATGGTTAAGCGGACTGTTTCAAGTTTCGGTACGTGGTTTTCCCTTGTCTTAGGATCTCGTCCTGCAGAAACGATACCTCGTTCCATACTTCTAACTCCCGATTCTATATAAAGCTCTGCGGCTAGGGCCTGTGCAGGGAATTCGGTTTGCTTAAGATGAGGGCAGAAGCGTCTTGCATCGAGGAATACTGCGTGTCCTCCTACGGGTTCGATAATAGGAACTCCGGCTTCCAAGAGTTTGTCGCCTAAATAGCGGACCTGCTTGATTCGGTGTTCGATATATTCAAACTGGAGAGCTTCTTTTAGCCCGATAGCCATAGCTTCCATATCGCGTCCTGCCATACCGCCGTATGAAGGCATACCTTCAAATACAACAACAAATTCTTTTGCAGCTTGGAAAAGCTCCTCATCGTTCATACAGAGGAATCCTCCGATATTGACGATACAGTCTTTTTTACCGCTCATGGTACATCCGTCTGCATAGCTGAACATTTCTCTTACGATTTCTTTGATAGACTTGTCGGCATAACCGGCTTCTTGTTCTTTGATAAAGTAGGCGTTTTCTACACAGCGGGTTGCATCATAGAATACCTTGATGCCGTGCTTCTTTGTAAGCTCACGGACGGCCTTCATGTTCTTCATAGAAACGGGCTGACCGCCTGCAAGGTTTACCGTAACCGCCAAACAAACGTATGCAATATTTTCGGCTCCCTTTTCTTTTATAAGCTTTTCAAGCTTGTTCAAGTCGATGTCGCCTTTAAAAGGAACTCTTTTGCCTGCATCATGGGCATCATCGTTTATGATATCCACGAAGATACCGCCGTTTGCTTCCTGATGGTATCTGGTAGTGGTAAAATACATGTTTCCGGGTACATATTGACCCGGTTTAATGGCTATCCTTGAAAGAAGGTTTTCGGCACCACGGCCTTGATGGGTCGGTACAAGATGCTTAAAGCCGAAAATATCTTGAACCGTTTCTTCCAAGTGATGAAAGTTGCGGCTTCCGGCATAGGCTTCATCTCCTATCATCATTCCGGCCCATTGTTTGTCGCTCATTGCGTTTGTTCCGGAGTCGGTAAGAAGGTCGATATAAACATCTTCCGAGTTAATAAGGAAGGTGTTATAACCGGCTTCTTTGGCAACCTTTGCTCTTTGATCCTTATCGATCATCTTAACAGTTTCTACAACCTTAATTCTAAAAGGTTCCGCAGGATAATTTTTAATATCCATAAAAGTCCTCCATCTGTTATTTATACAGAAAATGATATGAGGGAAAATTCCCTCCTCACTATAACATAAAGATAAGGTATTGTCTAGTTAGTATAAGATGTGATATAAATATTATATGAAGTTAAAAAAATACCGGATTATCTTTAGTTTTGTATTTCTTTTTAGTCTTTATAACGAAAGCGGAGCGGAAGAAAACTCCTTTTCCACAATATTGGAAGAGGCTAAAAAATATTTTTCGGATATCGGCTGGACAGTATCCGAAACAATCTCAGCGTCTCCTATGGCCGAACCCTTTACCTTAGATGAGATAAAAACGGAAAATTTGAGCTCCTATGGAGACACCGATTTACGGGAAAGTTTGTTTCCTTCTTTGGACGGGCTGGGAGTATTGGACTATACCGGTATTGAAAAATCCGTGTTAAATTTTTTGAATAAATTAAGTTTACAATTTAAAGAAAATAAGGTGGATATCAGCCTTTGTTCAAAAGCAAAACCTTTTTTACCTTATCTTATAAATTACAGGCTGGATTCTTTTAAGCCCATAGTTTCTGTCTTTTACGGCAGACCTGAAAATAAGGCGGATCAAAAAGTAAAGGCCCTGTTTAAATGCAATATCAGGGGAGACGATAAAATATTTTATATTATTATTGAGGTCAACATTATTTTTATTGAGGGAAAATGGTACTTGGACTCTTTTGACGTTATCGGAGACAAAAATGAACAAAGCTCTCAATAGAATCGAATATGAATATATTGTCGATACCTTTATCAGAGAAAAGCCTTCTTTAAGCCTTTTATGCAAAAATACCTTTGTAAAAATAGATTCTTCTTCTTATAAACTTATAGATGATTATATTTTCTTTAAATCGGATGGGGTGGAAGTAAACGATGATATAAAGGTTTTTTTTAATCATAAAAAACGCCCTCTTTATTTTTTTAGCCGGGTCGAACAAAAAGAGGGGATTACCGTTTTTCAGCTTTCCGATAAATTTTATAAACATGATGATGAGCTTAAAAACTGTCAAATTTCATTGTGGA is from Treponema denticola and encodes:
- the truB gene encoding tRNA pseudouridine(55) synthase TruB codes for the protein MELNKNLIVPFAKQAGLTSFASMSAVKKALSTKKVGHTGTLDLFADGLLVLLTGQLTRLADIISVEKKTYEAWMEFGTETDTLDPEGEPILTAPLPSYKNLTESIPSFLGKILQRPPEFSAIKINGKRASDRIRHGEKIEIAERKIEIFKIGLRGIITDSGLEFTEKDFLNTNTELKIKYVHISVECSKGTYIRSLVRDLARKASSCAYVRALRRTTVGNFKLEDAAGFSLLNDFSAAPEDLFLKERKSPDTSNGKKSYEQKEIASSEITAKAFSFSPKTAENLKLPQIFLNQKYLNDFYNGKKIKFNWFLNTDEVLENITGLDLENKKTCVFCGDLWIGIIGLNKNRPKYETVIKN
- the rbfA gene encoding 30S ribosome-binding factor RbfA, translating into MSEFRLARLGEQIREEISALICSGKIKDPRVSSLLSINRVIVSGDLAYAKVYVSSFLDEHKTKQGVRGLENASGFIRTSLAKKLHVRQCPELTFIFDKSIKEGIDMVNKLESLEYFTDPDEDEESAGNSEAD
- the infB gene encoding translation initiation factor IF-2, with protein sequence MDIENTNKPDVILNKKSSKAADSKPESGKTDSKRKVVVKVSKTSAGKSKKPESSSEESSGGRTSGKQVISVKKASSQSSKPAEASVKEKKPDERLEETKKTAPRFEDKKSDTSSAQNEKRGFDSAKFDSAKKEEKQTERKKQAPSSIDSIDFASKRPNVKAGNLADSGRRNNRGQGNRPQRPGAQGQGQTGGQGRRRESNFSGAQARAYSDGKKQGFRTGQGGQQGRPQGRPGDRPQNRPGFGGPRPGAAPAPIPVEKNKAQTNKKAHKAKKEIYNKKNKEDEFFEERLLNQKKKQKEKIHNIPKQIEIMESISVSELAKKMNLKASELIGKLMGMGMMVTMNQSIDADTATILASEYECDVKIVSLYDETVIESKEDNLSELQPRPPVVTIMGHVDHGKTKTLDAIRSSNVIAGEFGGITQHIGAYTVNTHGGKITFLDTPGHEAFTMMRARGAEITDIVVLVVAADDGVMPQTIEAINHARDAKVPIIVAVNKVDKPEANVDKVKTRLSELGLMPEEWGGDTMFVEISALKKLGLDNLLDTILLQAEVLELKANYTCNAEGKVIESRIDHGRGVVATIIVQRGTLRTGDPYVAGIYSGRVRAIFNDRGEKIDEATPSMPVEILGLEGMPNAGDPFQVTDSERIARQISDKRQELKRFEDSRNVKKVTLDNLYETIHDGEILELKVIIKGDVQGSVEALKQSLEKLSTPEIRLNVIHASAGAINDSDVMLAAADSNALIIGFNVRPTPQAKLLADQEKVDIRKYTVIYKAVEEIQLAMEGMLSPDIKEQVIGMVEVRNTFKVPKIGKIAGCYVLEGVVKRNCAVHVIREGIVVHSGKLSSLKRFKDDAKEVAAGFECGIGIEDFNDIQVDDQLEIIEMIQVARKLSDSEKYKAPEIKEEGTEANE
- the nusA gene encoding transcription termination factor NusA; amino-acid sequence: MSEGIIEAIREFAQEKGIDDDFVLHIVEQALKASYKKQFGTDANAVFNEETGKIYSKKIITENAKNPVFDISLEEAKKLAPSCETGDELLVEVDPKSLGINSVKVGMQRAIQCIREMQKDTLYAEYSTKVGEIIIGYYHRERNGNIYVDLGKVEGLLPKKYQCPGDHFGRNAAAGEESRIKALVREVKKHRQSNVVQLILSRTDAEFVRQILEVEVPEIESGIVKIHNIVREPGYRTKIAVSTDRDDIDPVGACVGAKGARIQAVIAELDDEKIDILPYSDDPKAYIKSALSPAEVMDVMILDAEKRKALAIVSDSQLSLAIGKHGLNVRLANRLVDWNIDVKTEEQFKQMDIYTDARKAVENLFTDETSNEDEEYEEISNVAELPGITEDILAVLRNNEIEDIQDLINMEDDEIRALEGLTIEMADTLLDIIANAVEVVEDDGDESNEESEPVSDDEGEVEEFECPECGHKITTDMTKCPNCGVDLAFEYEDEE
- the rimP gene encoding ribosome maturation factor RimP gives rise to the protein MEFIQKKDIPYFTECEPLVEGLGFKLVDLNVLHKKDVWQVKAVIKSEKGVGIKDCTSVHRTLQPRIEALIGSQDVTMEVSSPGINRLVKRAVEFYAFVGEEAQIWDNSITDWRHGIIKEVNSEGLVLNSDNQDIQIPYQDIKKARCNL
- a CDS encoding type III PLP-dependent enzyme — protein: MERKDYISDSEWKHFMSFSENLETPCVVINLKTIKKNYQKLRENFPYADIFYAIKANPHEEIITMLNEMGSCFDIASRYELDKVLKLGVSPERLSYGNTIKKAKDIAYFYEKGVRMFATDSKDDLKNIAQFAPGSRVYVRILVENTTSADWPLSRKFGCHPDMAYDLCIQARDSGLIPYGISFHVGSQQRDIGQWNDAIAKTKYLMDSLEEEEEIKLEMVNMGGGFPASYVTPANDLSEYASEISRYLEDDFGEERPRIILEPGRSLVGDSGILVTEVVMISRKNNTALFRWVYLDTGLFNGLIETLNESLKYPIITDKDEGCKKWGEVVLAGPTCDSMDIMYEDYKYNLPTNLKPGDRVYFLTTGAYTSSYASVEFNGFPPIKTYIMK